A single genomic interval of Camelina sativa cultivar DH55 chromosome 11, Cs, whole genome shotgun sequence harbors:
- the LOC104729117 gene encoding protein PIN-LIKES 7-like — MVXKPQLHGLIIATCASGNMGNLMLILVPAICDEEGSPFGNRSVCRSIGLSYASFSMALGGFYIWTYSYQLVRSSATQFKALAAAGMVKSPNKDIDSDPHTLLLKPHQNQDLEIQGKQKVSTRTYIKDLLHQILEELFAPPTIGAILGFVFGATNWLRNLIIGENAPLRVIQDSVKLLGDGTIPCITLILGGNLIQGLRSSAVKTSVIVGVICVRYLILPVVGVGVVQLAGNLGYLPPDPLFRYVLMLQFTLPPAMNISTMTQLFDVAQDECSVIFLWTYLVASLALTVWSTIFLSILS; from the exons ATGG TGTTNAAACCTCAACTTCATGGCCTCATAATTGCTACATGTGCCTCAG GCAATATGGGAAACCTTATGCTTATTCTGGTCCCTGCCATCTGTGACGAGGAAGGCAGTCCTTTTGGGAATCGGAGTGTCTGCAGATCCATTGGACTCTCCTACGCATCTTTCTCTATGGCC CTCGGGGGTTTCTACATATGGACGTACAGTTACCAACTAGTGAGAAGTTCTGCTACGCAGTTTAAAGCTCTTGCAGCCGCTGGGATGGTTAAGTCTCCCAACAAGGACATCGACTCTGATCCCCATACTCTTCTCCTCAAGCCGCACCAAAACCAAGACCTTGAAATCCAAGGCAAACAAAAGGTGTCTACGAGGACATACATCAAGGACTTGCTCCATCAGATTCTTGAGGAACTCTTCGCACCACCCACAATTGGTGCC ATTCTTGGCTTCGTCTTCGGAGCAACCAATTGGCTAAGGAATCTTATAATCGGGGAAAATGCCCCGCTGCGAGTCATCCAAGACTCAGTAAAGCTACTTGG GGACGGGACAATtccttgcatcacactcatacTGGGGGGAAACCTGATTCAGGGACTGCGTTCCTCAGCCGTGAAGACATCAGTGATTGTGGGAGTGATCTGTGTGCGCTATCTCATCCTTCCCGTGGTGGGAGTCGGGGTGGTCCAATTAGCAGGAAATCTAGGCTATCTTCCTCCGGACCCTCTCTTCCGATACGTTCTCATGCTTCAGTTCACACTGCCGCCGGCCATGAATATCA GCACAATGACACAGCTGTTCGACGTGGCTCAAGATGAGTGCTCGGTCATCTTCTTGTGGACCTACCTGGTTGCATCCTTAGCACTGACCGTCTGGTCAACCATCTTCCTCTCCATCCTCTCCTGA
- the LOC104727446 gene encoding protein PIN-LIKES 7, with translation MGFLELLEVASMPIVQVLLISVLGAFLATDYCSLLSADTRRSVNKLVFVVFTPCIMFANLAQTVTLQDIISWWFMPINVGITFLVGGILGWLMVKLLNPKPQLHGLIIATCASGNMGNLMLILVPAICDEEGSPFGNRSVCRSIGLSYASFSMALGGFYIWTYSYQLVRSSATQFKALAAAGMVKSPNKDIDSDPNTLLLKPHQNQDLEIQGKQKVSTRTYIKDLLHQILEELFAPPTIGAILGFVFGATNWLRNLIIGENAPLRVIQDSVKLLGDGTIPCITLILGGNLIQGLRSSAVKTSVIVGVICVRYLILPVVGVGVVQLAGNLGYLPPDPLFRYVLMLQFTLPPAMNISTMTQLFDVAQDECSVIFLWTYLVASLALTVWSTIFLSILS, from the exons ATGGGCTTCTTAGAGTTGTTGGAGGTGGCTTCAATGCCAATCGTTCAAGTTCTTCTTATTAGCGTCCTTGGCGCTTTCTTGGCAACCGATTACTGCTCTCTTCTCTCTGCTGACACCCGAAGATCCGTGAACAAG CTCGTGTTCGTGGTATTCACCCCCTGCATCATGTTTGCCAACCTTGCCCAGACTGTCACATTGCAGGACATTATTTCATG GTGGTTTATGCCCATAAATGTTGGAATCACCTTTCTAGTGGGAGGCATTCTTGGATGGTTGATGGTCAAGCTGCTGAACCCCAAACCTCAACTTCATGGCCTCATAATTGCTACATGTGCCTCAG GCAATATGGGAAACCTTATGCTTATTCTGGTCCCTGCCATCTGTGACGAGGAAGGCAGTCCTTTTGGGAATCGGAGTGTCTGCAGATCCATTGGACTCTCCTACGCATCTTTCTCTATGGCC CTCGGGGGTTTCTACATATGGACGTACAGTTACCAACTAGTGAGAAGTTCTGCTACGCAGTTTAAAGCTCTTGCAGCCGCTGGGATGGTTAAGTCTCCCAACAAGGACATCGACTCTGATCCCAATACTCTTCTCCTCAAGCCGCACCAAAACCAAGACCTTGAAATCCAAGGCAAACAAAAGGTGTCTACGAGGACATACATCAAGGACTTGCTCCATCAGATTCTTGAGGAACTCTTCGCACCACCCACAATTGGTGCC ATTCTTGGCTTCGTCTTCGGAGCAACCAATTGGCTAAGGAATCTTATAATCGGGGAAAATGCCCCGCTGCGAGTCATCCAAGACTCAGTAAAGCTACTTGG GGACGGGACAATtccttgcatcacactcatacTGGGGGGAAACCTGATTCAGGGACTGCGTTCCTCAGCCGTGAAGACATCAGTGATTGTGGGAGTGATCTGTGTGCGCTATCTCATCCTTCCCGTGGTGGGAGTCGGGGTGGTCCAATTAGCAGGAAATCTAGGCTATCTTCCTCCGGACCCTCTCTTCCGATACGTTCTCATGCTTCAGTTCACACTGCCGCCCGCCATGAATATCA GCACAATGACACAGCTGTTCGACGTGGCTCAGGATGAGTGCTCGGTCATCTTCTTGTGGACCTACCTGGTTGCATCCTTAGCACTGACCGTCTGGTCTACCATCTTCCTCTCCATCCTCTCCTGA